One part of the Vicia villosa cultivar HV-30 ecotype Madison, WI linkage group LG6, Vvil1.0, whole genome shotgun sequence genome encodes these proteins:
- the LOC131613926 gene encoding uncharacterized protein LOC131613926 has product MEFWKNALIMYAIGNELSMNAVKKFMTTTWNFVTLPDLYYNEEGYFLIRFKDRVDRDAVLMRRPYSIFKKPILLHEWNPNFTLQEDVLRVLPIWVMFPQFPLYCWGDQSIGKIASAIGKPLMTDECTTKKLRVSYARVLIEVDVTQELRQHITIGNPRGEKMIQQVEYEWKPPFCKSCNKVGHECKQKEDGLKKKKEPQRVWERKKPPEEPKSSDEVSKSVAQLNVVEGPWITIQIKGRKGKEPAEVRVEIMNGFEGLLVGESSHTKGVT; this is encoded by the coding sequence ATGGAATTCTGGAAAAATGCCCTTATCATGTATGCTATAGGAAATGAGCTTTCTATGAATGCAGTTAAGAAGTTCATGACTACAACATGGAATTTCGTGACCTTACCGGATTTGTACTACAATGAAGAGGGATACTTCCTTATTAGATTCAAGGATAGAGTTGATAGGGATGCTGTGTTAATGCGACGACCGTACTCTATCTTCAAGAAGCctattttgcttcatgaatggaacCCAAATTTCACACTGCAGGAAGATGTGCTGAGGGTGTTACCTATTTGGGTGATGTTTCCCCAATTTCCTTTGTATTGCTGGGGGGATCAGAGTATTGGTAAAATTGCTAGTGCCATAGGAAAGCCACTCATGACTGATGAGTGTACAACAAAGAAGCTTCGGGTATCGTATGCACGAGTCCTAATTGAAGTTGATGTTACACAGGAACTACGACAACATATCACAATCGGGAATCCACGGGGTGAGAAAATGATCCAACAGGTGGAGTATGAATGGAAACCACCCTTTTGCAAAAGCTGTAACAAAGTAGGGCATGAATGTAAACAAAAGGAGGATGGTCTTAAGAAAAAGAAAGAGCCACAAAGAGTTTGGGAGCGGAAGAAGCCACCTGAGGAGCCTAAAAGCTCAGATGAAGTGAGCAAATCTGTAGCCCAATTGAATGTTGTAGAAGGACCATGGATCACTATACAAATAAAAGGAAGGAAAGGAAAGGAACCTGCAGAAGTGAGAGTTGAAATCATGAATGGTTTTGAGGGACTTCTGGTAGGGGAAAGCTCTCATACTAAGGGTGTTACGTGA